DNA sequence from the Macrobrachium rosenbergii isolate ZJJX-2024 chromosome 55, ASM4041242v1, whole genome shotgun sequence genome:
ggaggggggggaacCTCCTTACTCTGTTTCGCTCTtgctcccttcccagaggtagaggccttgctcgtagacagCACGGGACTAGGAgcccgtgacgtcttcgagggaaccccggagcggactttctgggttttcaaggtctttttctttattgattttaccttagggacggtagaccttgcactgtccataaggcaagaggatttcacaaatcccctgaaagaagaagcagaagcagaagaagaaggagagctaaacaagtaatcacctgcctcacttacccccttacctgcttggagcTCCAGTTCTACGTTCATGGGCTCCAAATTGAGGTTCAACGCCACAACATCTTCCGTGACCTCTCCGCATGCGGCCACTTCCTCCTGGGTGGGTtgggtcatctcccggatcccagcgatcaaaggggcggcCACTTCGTCCGAAACtgacgctgagatccaggcgccgggaaaGAGTACACTGCAGATTTCCTTGGaaaggacataaggcttccccgcCCCGACGTTTCTCCCGAAGCCGCTGACCAAGGTCTTGAGGGTCAAGAGCTAAGAGTCTCGGGAGTtgctgtcaacctgaaagaaggagaatgtcactaATGAAATCTCCTACTATAAAAgatatcttccaattatccacAAGAGACGTAACTCAAAGGGAACTATGAACCGGAACTGAAATTtcaagcttaccgactcatccagaacccgctcataaagagcgtagcacacctcacaaccatcggggtgccagacgaCTAGATTCCCCACGTGGACGGcgcacccggagtgggacctgcagacCTCATGCCCACTCGCCTGTTGGAGGACCGCCgtacacccctgctcctgacaacgcaccacctGTAAGTGGAtgggtacatgagtatgctaataaggcacGCTGGGTAGGGTGCGGAGTAGCGTCTTAGGATAATAAAGATTGACTGGGCATGCAAAAAGACCGGTCAAACCCCGCTGGAAAATTCCGGTACGATGATGAGGTCCAACTAGCTTAtacatgacaaataaaataaaattaaataaaacggggggaccgccggagttaatccggagaaaCAAGATGTCCCGCCAATAACATGcgtcaataaataacaaataaatacagtgaatggtTAACTTAAGATTAAACAGTCAAAGAGTTTTCGCTAGGCGGCGGGGGAGTCACGTTACGACGATACAGTAacggcggaggaggtgtggtgagcaccgaccgaccaTACCCACTGGAGTGGTATTAAGAAAGGAGGGTAACGAGAAAGCCAGACTACCTAGCGgaaagtacataaataaactaGTCAAGGAAAAATAGATACCTGGAAAGAAACaaagttctaaatgaatagaacagaGGATAAACACTAGCGGACATGTGAAAAtgagacagaagacagtcaggtggagaACTCTAACTGGCTACTGTACAATATTTTCCCGTGAGGTGACGAGTCTCTGAGAACGACACCCTGGCTGAGGGAAAAACATTCACACTGACgctagggaagggagggggatagGCCAATGGAAGGGGACCCGTAGCGGCGGCCAGGGAGTGAGAGAGCATCCCCCGGATGCCATGAggcccaccccttctctctcccgaGGGgtcgaacatgtacgaacgactAACGGAAAAAGAGAGGCAGGGGACCCTCAAAGGCCAAAGAGCGCAAGGAATGGTAAACAAGGTATGGTGGCCAGGAGTGGGGAGGCACCCCCAGACACCAGACAAGTTCTCGATAGGGTGCCGATCGGTTAAGATTGGAAGCCCTGGGTAGAGAGAACAAGGGTGAACCAATCAATGCGGGGAAAGGGGTAAGGAATGTAGGCTATTAACAGAATGGTAAGGGCTAAgagctctcaagccttggtaagttaacgaAGTATGCAAAAACAAACCAAGGGGGGAAAGAgcagggaggagagggagaaggtggtaggagagggggaaTACACATGAAGCTGGAATGCTGTCCCGAAATCTGTGGCTTGGACAAGGGTAGGCTACGAGTAAGATACCCTcgcttaaccttactaggactcaggagtccaaacggaaaggccgaaatagggagagggaggaaaacgCAGGCCTAACACCTCCATCCAAACCAACAAAACATCAGGGAAGTGCATAACATGagaccctcctacacacctaacctcTCCTTCCAAAGGAAGGGAGCAGAACCGCCAATAGCCTaacttcctaggctaacctaacataGCCGCCCAGCGGCCAGGGAGGTTAGCTCAGGAGGGAACACGGTATCTAACAGACTAGCCTATAGAAGTTAACCTcacaaaaacgtaaaataaataataaaatcaatataaatgacacatgtagaagggtgaaccaaacccaacgcgatatgagcgtggagggaaaatggccgaccttcactaaaaataacaacGAACAAAATCCGTAAATATCTCAATCATCCGTGCGCTAGacataaaatgaaactaataggcatatctgtaccatctcaaataaaataCCCAAAAGCTGGAGGCGGTGAGggtccttaaataaaaacaaataagactgATTAAAAAACGGATAGGCCCAAGggggaaactcgtagcctaaacgacaaggacccGCACTTCCCCAGGGAAGggtaacaaaactaaaataattaaaccaATATGAATTATGtaggatatacataaaaacataagagcataaataaatggaagggaGCAAAGCCCCAGCAAAGAACCCCTTttgagactgaaggtcacatgaggccgggagGAAGGCGAATGAGGCGGGCGTTATATGTcccctaattataaaattaggagGAAATAAAGCCCcaaaccgcctaaaataaaagaaagagatggtactcaacttagtgGAAGATACATCCTGAGATGAAGCCATACTTCTAGAAAAAAGGCACAAAAAGAGCGCACCAACCAAAACACAACAGAAAAGgacgcgtgctaaaatggaatgcagatggcgctggtttgttgttagtccgcgagtggtgcaggtgttgtatcggcacctcgctcggggggacttttgacattgggaatgtctacagggcggaggcctgtgatggtgacaatctcaccctttcatatacatgactccattttatggagctcgcactgggggtagtaactccagctttgcatttagcttttttctctggtagatttagcaatggatttacctagaaataagtgctgaatggttatttcaccgggtgacacaggtcgtatAGCCCAGAAAATCAGTTTTACAACGATACTAAAACAGTTATCATGGTACCGAAGTTAATCGTTTATGCTAAGTTTCCATTCTTACATGATGACTCCTTCAGAAAAAGTTTTATCCAGATCATACAAAGTCATTATAATGCAGTCCGTATTAAACTTATActgaaaaatcccttaaccataAGGTCTTTCTTTAAGTGTAAAGATCAGATAAGTCCCTTCTTGACctctaatgtagtatataaatatacttgcccaaagtgtaactctgggtCTTCTGTGGGATctacgaagaggttactgaggggTCAGAATCTATTCTCATTGCGGAATAAGTTTTTGCACAGGGAGTAGCTCTCCAAcctgagcattcgaatatcaggaatcatgcaaaagtttgcaaaactcatATCGAGAGAGATGGTTTTTGCATTATAGGGCAAATGCAAAATCCTCATgaactacccattctagagtcaTTGCTCATTAAACAGctagttccccagttgaatacccaaacctctttgatccaactgtatcttagttgacgtgtctctctccgttttctctcgtgccattcagtcttcctctctctaaactgaaggttATTTGgtggtcttagcttttaaatatatctttgtaattgtaaattttagtctttttactgcttttttagatttttaaagattattttataattttatgatgtttgttgacagattcccagaagatgtaataaaggtaatattctGGCTTGTCGGAATAAAGATgagacaaatgtagaaaatggcctgtttcttagtcacctgtgatatatatatatatatatatatatatatatatatatatatatatatatatatatatatatatatatatatatatatgtatgtatgtatgtatgtatgtatgtatgtatgtatgtatgtatgtatgtatgtatgcatgcatgcatgcatgcatgcatatatatatatatatatatatatatatatatatatatatatatatatatatatatatatatatatatatatatatatatatatatatatatatatatatatatatatatatatatatatatatatatatatatatatatatatatatatatatatatatatatatatatatatatatatatatatatatatatatatatatatatatatatatatatatatatatatatatatatatatatatatatatatatatatatatatatatatatatatatatatatatatatatatatatatatatatatatatatatatatatatatatatatatatatatatatatatatatatattatatatatatatatattatatatatatatatattatatatatatatatatatatatatatatatatatatatatatatatatatatatatatatatattatatatatatatatatatatatatatatatatatatatatatatatattatattatatatatatattatatatatatatatatatatatatatatatatatatatatatatatatatatatatatatatatatatataatatatatatatgttatatatatatatatatatatatatatatatatatatatatatatatatatacatatatatatatatatatatatatatatatatatatatatatatatatatatatatatatatatatatatatatatatatatatatatatatatatatatatatatatatatatatatatatatatatatatatatatatatatatatatatatatatatatatatatatatatatatatatatatatatatatatatatatatatatatatatatatatatatatatatatatatatatatatttctgagttcagtcccgtgtcagccggtgaaattccattacagcacgaatttctaggtataacaatgctagatataccagagaaaaagagctttcaggaaagctggggttactacccccagtcgaccgtcttttagaagacgtcggtataatgaagggtgagtgaaataccactaccacggaaatatactcgaaagatctctccttatcaaaactcccgtaaaagagcggtgagccgttacagctcccacactcaacacccgccaggacggcgacaccagcgccacctacttcattccattttctagcacgtgatacgttcgcttcttttgtgtgctcgtccctattttggatttatttttcttcatctacgatggcttcgagcaccttttccatctctaagttaagtaccatcttcttgtggggcttttgatctattgttggctgttttggtctcgtattttcataaatattgggtTCTTCGTATGATGCCACGGCGTCCCCTATCAGCCATGGAAAaatgaggcgactccttctgttctttcggtcggagttttctcccagtcgctatatatatttagatttttgcccttgaattccttcctggtggttccgtgcggtggctctccctccactttagtttttgttttgcatagggAGTTGCCCCATCCTGTCCCCCCCCACCAGGTcgggttccttttcatttagtctcataggctattatgttattcttgaagatggtgctcttaatttgggttaatgtttttagttttatttgtttttggttgtgtagtttgcctctgatgagcttaataaatattttgaattactctcgaggtaggctacacttcctgtgaacgtaattttattttcttgtttttgtatgatGGTCGTAGTGtaggctccatcccttgccctggagtgtgggagatcaggttgagggagttttgttgctgttcctcagggtccgtttgtgggtcagagtgagccccttagtcctcttccccaatttcggaggaatcgagttctttggacgtgttcctctaggctagtcgccttcttattCCCTGCTCGTTCCCtgctggctctcggcacaaaatttctctccctgttcgTTACTCCTCTCCTTTTGCACCCCTCTCTCCTCCTAACCTATGCTAGGTTTGGAtttattaggctacgcctaggagatgttgggctttgggctgtgtagctccctggagtaggcttcccttccaagttccttgggaaggaaggttgcagttgagcgggtatcatgttctccttgtctcctctccccttctggtagcctactcctctccactacccccccctcagccttgcgactcgtgcgggtgacgctagatggcgttttctccgagtcagggacttctcctattggttgagagATTGGCTCCCTCCCATGTCGTCCCCaacttcgctgtggtggggtgggtggttcgttTGCTCGGCGTGTTCGGATCCTGTCTCGCCTCTCGTCTCCCCATCGGACTCTGAAGTTTGGGTTTAGGTGTGGCCCTGCCGTATATTATGAACATTGTTCCTTTACCCATTCGCTTCTCCGGCGGGAGATAGGTGTGAGATGGTTCCATGTAATGCTAGCATACAGACCTCGGAGGgttaccatcattattaattttgtttattgttgttattattattattttgttttaccatataCGTGATTCGGTCCCACACCTGGGGCTCCGCCgttaattttctggcagcccttatggttggttcctggttttcGTTCCTTCGTTCCCGAGTCCTCCGGGTATGAATCTTAAACTTCCGCTCgatgcatttaaagcttattggcccattTTAAATTGGTAGTTCTTCTAcaccggagtattcggttgtagttgagtttccggccttgccggctttattttgcttagagtgtgaggttcatgtactgttacctttacagactgttcgttgtgggGAGcgggggtgtaccgcctcccttcaacaaccctacgggcacgagtgtgccggacccacgctggttgtgcggtccggctagacgacctggttgtttggcaccccgatggctgtgaggtttgcttcgctctctcctcaaccatccaagacgagtcggtaagtgaaagtcttctttcctccggtccatgctcctcatacgtTACGTTGGTTATATCTTCCGTCGGTCTTTGCATTCCTGACTAAccacaggtttccttgcaggcggatgaaaattccaagaagtctgccttggaatccctccgggcctgggtggctgggttcggcagaaatgttccgtcggggaagccctacgtcctcgacgccaggttgagggacctgctttaccccggcgcacgggtggccgcAGCAGTTccggaagaacttgccacccctattatccagcagatcctcgatgcgacccagccacctcaagtggacattttgtacgccgaggtctcggaggatgttgccgcactaaatctcgacttggaacctatgaatacggagcaggaccaggtggtaagtggagaggtaagtgaggaggttggggcgggcccctctttgtttaactcccctgattcatctatgtcatctttttcaggttttgtgaagtcttcttctttgggtgatagagctccgtctgctatccccaagttgaagacttcatggaaggcgaagggctataagtcctcgacttctaagaaggcattgcccttccccccgtcgaaggctaaggtcccaggaccggtagcctccgggagtaagtctagctcctccggcaagggcgcgagtaagagggcggcaaaaccaagccctcctccccagcctctttttgacgcacaagccctggccactgaactgtacaaacagtTCACGCAGGATCTAGACTCGAGATTTGAGAAGatctcagaaaagtttgccacttatgacagtgtactggaaggtttggctcgccaacctaaagccgaaccgcagtactctatccccgacactgcggacctcccgccgtttgatgtcggaaacccttggcggttcgcactccgggccatccaacatgatggcaaactcaccttagacggtctgggcacgagacggttggaggagttggagttcttcccccccgatctcttgcccccttatcctggcCGTGAGGCTTACCGAAGAAGCCTGGATTGGTCAGAACAAGGTTCCTAggaaactgtcatcatccctagagaccaagcccagtcggctctcctgcgcactctgacggagtggcaggcagtgaacacaaaattgacccctttcaagggcaatttcacgatgttcaccctaggtgaagatcttcccactccttgtatggacaaaattgctctggccacgacccgagcatgcctcgatgggaacccctttcctcaattgagggaaacagaccctacttccctggtattcccaggaagtaacgagttctgggtgggcgccccgtccactttcactgtaggtaagctggaccctctttgcgcttccacgcagtttagcgagcaactccctaagctgccggaatcattgttaaaggcggagtttgagacccggactaagttagcccggtccttgagctccggctgtcttaccgaggctactgccgtctccggctcggacgagccctttttccaggtcctggctaagtctttcctggcgaccttccagttagacttgcatgagtttgttatggctaggctggaatgtagaaaatttatttttgctgaccaGTCcacaatccgccacgagcctaacaagctcattaaaagttcaatctggggacctaacctcttccctgaaggagaggttacatccgtcatgtccgaagctacacgggccaatcagagtcttcgcACTtggtggggaattcccacttataagcgcaagaccccagaatcggccggcccccagacgagaggaggaaaaaggttcaggagacataagaggcctcatcaggcgatggttcaagccgtcccggtctcggcagtggcccagccatctacctctaagtcccaaccccagcagtatgttttggttcaaccagcggcgccctcctatgtatcctcaccagcatacaaccctacatatgaaggccgtggatttttttcacggcctcaacagggtggcaaggggaggaaggggcaaggcccctacagaggaaaatctaacaccaccccaaggggagaggacgtggtagtggggaacaaacccgctccctcccactgagaaaacgcaggtaggcggtcgcctgtattggttcagggaccaatggaccttcagcccttgggcacacagcattgtgtccaagggactggggtggagttggatcaagaatcctcccctccaaacagattttaccagccacccacatcaatcctacaggattatgtaaaaggattgctcaacaaacgagcaataaagaaagcaaggcacctaaaatttcaaggcaggctattcactgttcccaaaaaggcTCCGATcagctaagagtgatcctggatctgtcgcgtctaaatctctacataaaatgcgacaagttttcgcatgcttacggtagctcaggtccggactctacttcggcgtggagccgtcaccacctctatcgatctttcaggcgcttattatcacgtcccagttgcgcggaacttctctcagttcctcggtttcagactcgggaaccaagcctactccttcagggtcatgcccttcggtctgaacattgcacccaggatattcaccaagctggcggatacggtagtacagcagctccggtcccaaggaatctccctagcagcgtacctggacgactggataatctgggctccaactgtgccggagtgtcagaaagccacgtccatagtcaccaatttcctagagtcattgggttttcagctgaacagggagaagtcccgcctgactccagtctcggtttcaatggctgggtcttcagtgggacctgtcctcccacacgttgtctctccctccttccaagaggaaagagatagcgtctctcaccaagaggtttctcaaaaatcagtcagcatcccgccggtcccaggaaagggtcctcgggtctctccaatttgcttcagtaacagacctgctcttgaaagccaagttaaaggacataaacagggtgtggcggagccgagcaaacaccaagctcagggacagggtctcctctatccctcggatcttaaagacaaggctgcggccttggaccacagtcaagggcctgtccaaaacagtcccacttcagtttccccctccggcactagttatccacacaggcGCTTCTctgcggctgggggatattcaccaaaacaaaagtacaggaacgtggtccacaatgtttcagcagttccatataaacaccctggaagccatggcggtctttctgacgctgaagaaaatccgccctcccaatcggattcatatcaggttggtgttagacagcgcagtggtggttcattgcatcaacaggggcggctccaaatcaggtcgagtaaaccaagtaatggtagctatcttctccctggcgaacaagcacggttggcacctgtcagccacccacctggcaggtgtccggaacgtggtggcggattccctgtccaggactgctccgttggagacggagtggtccctggacgcggaatcttttcagtggatttgccgccgggtcccgggactccaagtggatctgttcgcaacagagagcaacttcaagctcccctgttacgtagcccccaacctggaccctcaggcgttcgccacagacgcaatgacagtagattggaacaattgggagagaatttatctgttccctccaataaatttgctgctgaaagttttacacaaactaaggacattcaaaggtcaaccagctctggtagccccctattggccgaagagcaattggttccctctccttcaggaactgggcttgGAGTCtttggattcccaagcccattctgacccagacagtacaaaccaagactgtgtcagcttcctcaaggattcaagatgccctagctttatggactttataaagttcgcagctcaaaaggagcaa
Encoded proteins:
- the LOC136835456 gene encoding uncharacterized protein; translated protein: MVPYCSLWGAGVYRLPSTTLRARVCRTHAGCAVRLDDLVVWHPDGCEVCFALSSTIQDESADENSKKSALESLRAWVAGFGRNVPSGKPYVLDARLRDLLYPGARVAAAVPEELATPIIQQILDATQPPQVDILYAEVSEDVAALNLDLEPMNTEQDQVVSGEVSEEVGAGPSLFNSPDSSMSSFSGFVKSSSLGDRAPSAIPKLKTSWKAKGYKSSTSKKALPFPPSKAKVPGPVASGSKSSSSGKGASKRAAKPSPPPQPLFDAQALATELYKQFTQDLDSRFEKISEKFATYDSVLEGLARQPKAEPQYSIPDTADLPPFDVGNPWRFALRAIQHDGKLTLDGLGTRRLEELEFFPPDLLPPYPGREAYRRSLDWSEQGS